The following coding sequences are from one Phenylobacterium glaciei window:
- the purB gene encoding adenylosuccinate lyase, with amino-acid sequence MTSLPPQPLSPLDGRYFAAVSELSDYLSEAGLNRARVEVEVEWLIALTDRSLFGASPVSEADKARLRALYTEFGQAEIDWLAKREAITRHDVKAVEYLVRDRLEQLGLGAVAELTHFACTSEDINSTAYALTVKRAVTRVWLPKLQAVTQMLSALAAAHRDAPMLAHTHGQPATPTTMGKEIGVFAWRLQRVARQIEGSEYLAKFSGATGTWGAHLAAEPDVDWLALTRAFIESLDVGFNPLTTQIESHDWQVELYDRVRHAGGILHNLATDMWTYISMGYFAQIPVAGATGSSTMPHKINPIRFENAEANLEISGGLLATLAQTLVTSRLQRDLTDSTTQRNIGVALGHSLLALDNLQRGLGEVSLAQEVLDADLDANWEVLGEAIQTVVRAEITAGRSQITDPYALLKELTRGRRVGGPELAAFVRGLDIGEAAKARLLALTPATYVGLASALVGDL; translated from the coding sequence GTGACCTCTCTGCCGCCTCAACCGCTCAGCCCGCTGGATGGCCGCTACTTCGCCGCGGTCTCCGAGCTTTCGGACTACCTCTCGGAGGCCGGGCTCAACCGCGCCCGGGTCGAGGTCGAGGTGGAGTGGCTGATCGCGCTCACCGACCGCTCGCTGTTCGGCGCCTCGCCGGTGAGCGAGGCCGACAAGGCGCGGCTGCGGGCCCTCTATACCGAGTTCGGCCAGGCCGAGATCGACTGGCTGGCCAAGCGCGAAGCGATCACCCGCCATGACGTCAAGGCGGTGGAGTACCTGGTCCGCGACCGGCTGGAGCAGCTGGGCCTGGGCGCGGTGGCCGAGCTGACCCACTTCGCCTGCACCAGCGAGGACATCAATTCCACGGCCTATGCCCTGACCGTCAAGCGGGCGGTGACGCGGGTGTGGCTGCCCAAGCTGCAGGCGGTGACGCAGATGCTCAGCGCCCTGGCCGCGGCGCACCGGGACGCCCCGATGCTGGCCCACACCCACGGCCAGCCGGCCACCCCCACCACGATGGGCAAGGAGATCGGCGTATTCGCCTGGCGGCTGCAACGGGTCGCCCGGCAGATCGAAGGCTCGGAGTACCTGGCGAAGTTTTCCGGCGCCACGGGCACCTGGGGCGCGCACCTGGCCGCTGAGCCGGACGTCGACTGGCTGGCCCTGACGCGCGCCTTTATCGAGTCCCTCGACGTCGGCTTCAATCCCCTCACCACCCAGATCGAGTCCCACGACTGGCAGGTGGAGCTGTACGACCGCGTCCGGCACGCGGGCGGCATCCTGCACAATCTGGCCACCGACATGTGGACCTACATCTCGATGGGCTATTTCGCGCAGATCCCGGTGGCCGGGGCGACCGGCTCCTCGACCATGCCGCACAAGATCAACCCGATCCGGTTCGAGAACGCCGAGGCCAATCTGGAGATCTCCGGCGGCCTGCTGGCCACCCTGGCCCAGACCCTGGTGACCTCGCGCCTGCAGCGCGATCTCACCGACTCCACCACCCAGCGCAATATCGGGGTGGCGCTCGGCCACTCCCTGCTGGCCCTGGACAACCTGCAGCGCGGGCTGGGCGAGGTGTCGCTGGCGCAGGAGGTGCTGGACGCCGACCTGGACGCCAACTGGGAAGTGCTGGGCGAGGCGATCCAGACGGTGGTGCGCGCCGAGATCACGGCGGGCCGCTCGCAGATCACCGACCCCTACGCCCTGCTGAAGGAGCTCACCCGTGGGCGCCGGGTCGGCGGGCCGGAGCTGGCGGCGTTCGTGCGCGGTCTGGATATCGGCGAGGCGGCCAAGGCCCGCCTGCTGGCGCTGACGCCGGCGACCTATGTCGGGCTGGCCTCGGCCCTGGTCGGCGATCTCTGA
- a CDS encoding cytochrome P450, whose product MSESATLDAATVKTARDEVYALPLESLNVANSALFKNDAIWPYFERLRAEDPVHWQPASDFEPHWAVTRYNDIMAVDTNHAVFSSEGGISLGPSEEMIAKLVASGAQMTGGAFGGPTGGPTMFIAMDPPKHDEQRKTVSPAVSPHNLKIMEPLIRERAGMILDSLPIGEAFDWVDKVSMELTAMTLATLFGMPQEDRRKLTRWSDTVMSRPGDGVIDTWEEKRAEMGAYAGYFLNLWNERKANPIDGDMVSMLAHGEATKDMNQFEYLGNIILLTIGGNDTTRNTISGSVYALNKHPDQYAKLRANPDLIPSMVSETIRWQTPLAHMKRIATQDFELGGKMIKKGDNVVMWYVSGNRDDSVIENPNAYIIDRDRARQHLSFGFGVHRCVGNRLAELQLKIIWEEILARFPDIQVLEEPTRVPSTFVKGYKSMQVMIPRRL is encoded by the coding sequence ATGAGCGAGAGCGCCACCCTGGACGCCGCCACCGTCAAGACCGCCCGCGACGAGGTCTATGCCCTGCCGCTCGAGAGCCTGAACGTGGCCAACTCGGCCCTGTTCAAGAACGACGCCATCTGGCCCTACTTCGAGCGCCTGCGCGCCGAGGATCCCGTCCACTGGCAGCCGGCCAGCGACTTCGAGCCCCACTGGGCGGTCACCCGCTACAACGACATCATGGCGGTCGACACCAATCACGCGGTGTTCTCCTCCGAGGGCGGCATCAGCCTCGGCCCCAGCGAAGAGATGATCGCCAAGCTGGTGGCCAGCGGCGCCCAGATGACCGGCGGCGCCTTCGGCGGTCCCACCGGCGGTCCCACCATGTTCATCGCCATGGACCCGCCCAAGCACGACGAGCAGCGCAAGACCGTCAGCCCGGCGGTCTCGCCGCACAATCTGAAGATCATGGAGCCGCTGATCCGCGAGCGCGCCGGGATGATCCTCGACAGCCTGCCGATCGGCGAGGCCTTCGACTGGGTCGACAAGGTCTCCATGGAACTGACGGCCATGACCCTGGCCACCCTGTTTGGCATGCCGCAGGAGGACCGCCGCAAGCTGACCCGCTGGTCGGACACCGTGATGTCGCGTCCCGGCGACGGCGTCATCGACACCTGGGAGGAAAAGCGCGCCGAGATGGGCGCCTATGCCGGCTACTTCCTCAACCTGTGGAACGAGCGCAAGGCCAACCCCATCGACGGCGACATGGTCTCCATGCTGGCCCACGGCGAGGCCACCAAGGACATGAACCAGTTCGAGTATCTGGGGAACATCATCCTGCTGACCATCGGCGGCAACGACACCACCCGCAACACCATCTCGGGTTCGGTCTACGCCCTGAACAAGCACCCCGACCAGTACGCCAAGCTGCGCGCCAACCCTGACCTGATCCCCTCGATGGTGTCGGAAACCATCCGCTGGCAGACCCCGCTGGCCCACATGAAGCGCATCGCGACCCAGGACTTCGAACTGGGCGGCAAGATGATCAAGAAGGGCGACAATGTCGTCATGTGGTACGTCTCGGGCAACCGGGACGATAGCGTCATCGAGAACCCCAACGCCTACATCATCGACCGCGACCGCGCCCGCCAGCACCTGTCCTTCGGCTTCGGCGTCCACCGCTGCGTCGGCAACCGCCTGGCCGAGCTGCAGCTGAAGATCATCTGGGAAGAGATCCTGGCGCGCTTCCCCGACATCCAGGTCCTCGAAGAACCCACGCGCGTCCCCTCCACCTTCGTGAAGGGCTACAAGTCCATGCAGGTGATGATCCCGCGCCGGCTCTAG
- a CDS encoding dihydrodipicolinate synthase family protein, with amino-acid sequence MDRSIFQGLSAFPLTPASADGVVDVEALGALLERLVAAGVDSIGLLGSTGIYAYLEPSERRRAVAAAVEAVAGRTPLIVGVGTLRTDGAIALARDAEARGADGLLLAAVSYTPPTPTEVFGHYAAVAEATGLPICVYNNPTTTHVVLDDDLLGRLSRLATVAAVKMPLPKDGDVGADLARLRAATAEDFKIGYSADWGTAPALLAGADAFYSGVAGILPAPMVALAGAARRGEAQEAARLDAAFQPLWSLCRAHGGLRVSYAISALLELSAGDPPRPLLPLSGAVLEAVASALSGLPGG; translated from the coding sequence ATGGATCGAAGCATCTTCCAGGGCCTGTCGGCCTTTCCGCTCACTCCGGCCAGCGCCGACGGCGTCGTGGATGTCGAGGCGCTGGGCGCGCTGCTGGAGCGCCTGGTGGCGGCCGGCGTGGACTCCATCGGACTGCTGGGCAGCACCGGCATCTATGCCTATCTGGAGCCGTCGGAGCGCCGCCGCGCGGTGGCCGCGGCGGTGGAGGCGGTGGCCGGCCGCACGCCGCTGATCGTCGGCGTCGGGACGCTGCGGACCGACGGGGCGATCGCGCTGGCCCGCGACGCCGAGGCGCGCGGCGCCGACGGCCTGCTGCTGGCGGCGGTTTCCTACACGCCGCCGACCCCGACGGAGGTGTTCGGGCACTACGCGGCGGTGGCCGAGGCGACCGGCCTGCCGATCTGCGTCTACAACAATCCCACCACGACCCATGTCGTGCTTGACGACGACCTGCTGGGCCGGCTTTCGCGGCTGGCCACCGTCGCCGCGGTGAAGATGCCGCTGCCCAAGGACGGCGACGTCGGGGCAGACTTGGCGCGGCTGCGCGCGGCGACGGCGGAGGACTTCAAGATCGGCTACAGCGCCGACTGGGGCACGGCGCCCGCCCTGCTGGCTGGGGCCGACGCCTTCTACAGCGGCGTCGCCGGGATCCTGCCCGCGCCGATGGTGGCCCTGGCCGGCGCCGCGCGGCGTGGCGAGGCGCAGGAAGCCGCCAGGCTGGACGCGGCGTTCCAGCCCCTGTGGTCCCTGTGCCGGGCGCACGGCGGCCTGCGGGTCAGCTACGCCATCAGCGCGCTGCTCGAGCTCTCCGCCGGCGATCCGCCGCGCCCCTTGCTGCCGCTTTCGGGCGCGGTGCTGGAGGCGGTGGCCTCGGCGCTCAGCGGGCTGCCGGGCGGGTAG
- a CDS encoding NAD+ synthase: MTHRLVIAAIQANPTVGAIAANEKLARERIAEAHAAGADIALFSELFLTGYPPEDLALKPALWAAGKAAVERLALVTKDSCAALVGLIWPAEGPGRKPRNALAFLADGEVKGVAFKCDLPNYGVFDEKRVFEPGLGPSVFEWKGVKLGVPVCEDIWAAGVCADLKAQGAEILLVPNGSPFRRLADTERMGVASARVAETGLPMVYVNEVGGQDELVFDGGSFALSATGQLVMRLPMFEEALALTVWEKADDGVWVCVEAPMDDWVSGPEEVYRAMVLGLRDYVNKSGFPGVLLGLSGGVDSAIVAVVAADALGPDRVRCFMLPSRYTSQDSLDDAAGCAARLGVRLDEIAISPAVDAFAQMLTPLYENRAPDLTEENIQARTRGLALMALSNKLGSMLLTTGNKSEMAVGYATLYGDMCGGYNVLKDLYKTQVYEVCAWRNANDPYGVAVSPIPERILTKAPSAELRPDQKDQDSLPEYAELDAILHGLVEEEATLDEIVSRGHAPETVERVQRLLYNSEYKRRQAAPGVKIGPRAFGRDRRYPIVNGFRDAVTK, encoded by the coding sequence ATGACCCATCGTCTCGTCATCGCCGCCATCCAGGCCAACCCCACGGTCGGGGCCATCGCCGCCAATGAAAAACTTGCCCGTGAGCGCATAGCTGAGGCCCACGCGGCCGGGGCGGACATCGCGCTGTTTTCCGAGCTGTTCCTCACCGGCTATCCGCCGGAGGACCTGGCCCTGAAGCCTGCCCTGTGGGCCGCCGGCAAGGCTGCGGTCGAGCGGCTGGCGCTCGTCACCAAGGATAGCTGCGCGGCCCTGGTGGGGCTGATCTGGCCCGCCGAAGGCCCTGGTCGCAAGCCCCGGAACGCCCTGGCCTTCCTGGCCGATGGCGAAGTGAAGGGCGTGGCCTTCAAGTGTGACCTGCCCAACTACGGCGTGTTCGACGAGAAGCGGGTGTTCGAGCCCGGCCTCGGCCCGTCGGTGTTCGAGTGGAAGGGCGTCAAGCTGGGGGTCCCGGTCTGCGAGGACATCTGGGCGGCGGGTGTCTGCGCCGACCTGAAGGCCCAGGGCGCCGAGATCCTGCTGGTGCCCAACGGCTCGCCGTTCCGCCGGCTGGCCGACACCGAGCGGATGGGGGTGGCCAGCGCCCGGGTCGCCGAGACCGGCCTGCCGATGGTCTATGTCAACGAGGTGGGCGGCCAGGACGAGCTGGTGTTCGACGGCGGCTCCTTCGCCCTGTCGGCGACCGGGCAGTTGGTCATGCGTCTGCCGATGTTCGAGGAGGCGCTGGCCCTGACCGTCTGGGAAAAGGCCGACGACGGGGTCTGGGTCTGCGTCGAGGCGCCGATGGACGACTGGGTCTCGGGGCCCGAGGAGGTCTACCGGGCCATGGTGCTGGGCCTGAGAGACTACGTGAACAAGTCGGGATTCCCCGGTGTTTTGCTTGGACTTTCCGGCGGGGTTGATTCGGCCATCGTCGCGGTGGTGGCCGCCGACGCCCTGGGTCCCGACCGGGTCCGCTGCTTCATGCTGCCGTCGCGCTACACCAGCCAGGACAGCCTGGACGATGCGGCCGGCTGCGCGGCGCGGCTGGGGGTGCGGCTGGATGAGATCGCCATCTCGCCGGCGGTGGACGCCTTCGCGCAGATGCTGACCCCGCTCTATGAGAACCGGGCGCCCGACCTGACCGAGGAGAACATCCAGGCGCGCACCCGGGGCCTGGCCCTGATGGCGCTGTCCAACAAGCTGGGCTCCATGCTGCTGACCACCGGCAACAAGAGCGAGATGGCGGTGGGCTACGCCACCCTCTACGGCGACATGTGCGGCGGCTACAACGTGCTGAAGGACCTGTACAAGACCCAGGTCTATGAGGTCTGCGCTTGGCGCAACGCCAACGACCCCTACGGCGTGGCGGTCTCGCCGATCCCCGAGCGGATCCTTACCAAGGCGCCCTCGGCCGAGCTGCGGCCCGACCAGAAGGACCAGGACAGCCTGCCCGAATACGCCGAACTCGACGCCATCCTGCATGGGCTGGTGGAGGAGGAGGCGACCCTCGACGAGATCGTCAGCCGTGGCCACGCGCCCGAGACGGTCGAGCGGGTGCAGCGGCTGCTCTACAATTCCGAATACAAGCGCCGTCAGGCCGCGCCGGGGGTGAAGATCGGGCCCCGCGCGTTTGGCCGCGATCGGCGCTATCCCATCGTGAATGGGTTTAGGGACGCAGTGACGAAGTAG
- a CDS encoding flagellar basal body protein, with protein sequence MALSALDAADRVEQLVILTERLTELVALEAQAFEQQRPQEAMAYIEETSRLANIYRHESARVRANPAMVASAPLAQRTRLIRATEAFDSVLARQGRALDAARTVTEGLVRTIANEVAAQRTTGSGYGLKGAPSAPGSATSITLNKRA encoded by the coding sequence ATGGCCCTTTCCGCTCTGGACGCCGCCGACCGCGTCGAACAACTGGTGATCCTCACCGAGCGCCTCACTGAGCTTGTGGCCCTGGAGGCCCAGGCCTTCGAGCAGCAGCGCCCGCAGGAGGCCATGGCCTACATCGAGGAAACCTCTCGCCTGGCCAATATCTACCGCCACGAGTCGGCCCGGGTCCGCGCCAACCCGGCCATGGTGGCCTCGGCCCCCCTGGCCCAGCGCACCCGGCTGATCCGCGCCACCGAGGCCTTCGACAGCGTGCTGGCCCGCCAGGGCCGCGCGCTCGACGCCGCCCGCACGGTCACCGAGGGCCTGGTCCGCACCATCGCCAACGAGGTCGCCGCCCAGCGCACCACCGGCTCCGGCTACGGCCTCAAGGGCGCTCCCTCGGCCCCCGGCTCGGCCACCAGCATCACCCTGAACAAGCGCGCCTGA
- a CDS encoding rod-binding protein: protein MADIAAPALNLTPPAPAPMSAAEMAKRGQIAKTAKDFESSFLSVMLGQMMKDVKVSEPFSGGQGEDAFKSFMNEAMAKQVVKSGGLGIADDVAKEMLKLQGLS, encoded by the coding sequence ATGGCCGACATCGCCGCCCCCGCGCTCAACCTCACCCCCCCTGCCCCCGCGCCGATGAGCGCGGCGGAAATGGCCAAGCGCGGCCAGATCGCCAAGACCGCCAAGGACTTCGAGAGCTCGTTCCTGTCGGTCATGCTGGGTCAGATGATGAAGGACGTGAAGGTCTCCGAACCGTTCAGCGGCGGCCAGGGCGAGGACGCCTTCAAGTCCTTCATGAACGAGGCCATGGCCAAGCAGGTCGTGAAGTCCGGCGGGCTCGGCATCGCCGACGACGTCGCCAAGGAAATGCTGAAGCTTCAAGGTCTGAGTTAG
- a CDS encoding ABC-F family ATP-binding cassette domain-containing protein, which produces MIRLDNISKQNGHQILFIEASMGVQKGEKVGLVGPNGAGKTTLFRMITGQEQPDDGLVVIDPGMTIGYFSQDVGEMSGQSAVAVVMDGVGPVSALATEMASLEAAMVDPDQADQLDATMERYGEVMERFQELDGYALDARAREVLAGLSFSQERMDGDVGLLSGGWKMRVALARILLMRPDGMLLDEPSNHLDLESLIWLEAFLKTYDGALLMTSHDRAFMNRIIGKVVEIDGGSLITYAGDLDFYDQQRALGEQQRQAQYERQQAMLAKEIKFIEKFKARASHAAQVQSRVKKLDKIERVEAPRRRQSVQFEFRSPPRSGDDVISLRNVHKGYGDQPIYEGLDLLVRRKERWCVLGANGAGKSTLLKLVAGATAPDQGTVGIGASVRMGYFAQHSMDLLDGEETIFESLDGAFPQAGQGSLRTLAGCFGFSGDDVEKPCRVLSGGEKARLVMAKMLFDPPNLLVLDEPTNHLDMATKEMLVAALADFEGTMLFVSHDRHFLAALSNRVLELTPEGVHRYDGGYTEYVSRTGQEAPGLHPGA; this is translated from the coding sequence ATGATCCGCCTCGACAATATTTCCAAGCAAAACGGCCACCAGATCCTGTTCATCGAAGCCTCGATGGGGGTCCAGAAGGGCGAGAAGGTCGGACTGGTCGGTCCGAACGGCGCCGGCAAGACGACGCTGTTCCGCATGATCACCGGTCAGGAGCAGCCCGACGACGGGCTCGTCGTGATCGATCCTGGCATGACCATCGGCTATTTCAGCCAGGATGTCGGCGAGATGTCGGGCCAGAGCGCGGTCGCCGTGGTGATGGATGGCGTCGGGCCCGTCAGCGCCCTGGCCACCGAAATGGCAAGCCTCGAAGCCGCCATGGTCGATCCGGACCAGGCCGATCAGCTGGACGCCACCATGGAGCGCTACGGCGAGGTGATGGAGCGCTTCCAGGAACTGGACGGCTATGCCCTGGACGCCCGCGCCCGCGAGGTGCTGGCGGGCCTGAGCTTCAGCCAGGAGCGCATGGACGGCGACGTCGGCCTGCTGTCGGGCGGCTGGAAGATGCGCGTGGCGCTGGCCCGCATCCTGCTTATGCGGCCCGACGGTATGCTGCTGGACGAGCCCAGCAACCACCTCGACCTGGAAAGCCTGATCTGGCTTGAGGCGTTCCTCAAGACCTACGACGGCGCGCTGCTGATGACGTCGCACGACCGCGCGTTCATGAACCGCATCATCGGCAAGGTGGTGGAGATCGACGGCGGTTCGCTCATCACCTATGCGGGCGATCTGGACTTCTACGATCAGCAGCGCGCGCTCGGTGAACAGCAACGCCAGGCGCAGTACGAGCGCCAGCAGGCCATGCTGGCCAAGGAAATCAAGTTCATCGAGAAGTTCAAGGCGCGCGCCAGCCACGCCGCCCAGGTCCAGAGCCGGGTCAAGAAGCTCGACAAGATCGAACGCGTCGAGGCGCCGCGGCGTCGCCAGTCGGTCCAGTTCGAGTTTCGGAGCCCGCCTCGGTCGGGTGACGACGTGATCAGCCTGCGCAATGTCCATAAGGGCTACGGCGACCAGCCGATCTATGAGGGCCTCGATCTGCTGGTGCGCCGCAAGGAGCGCTGGTGCGTCCTGGGCGCGAACGGCGCCGGCAAGTCGACGCTGTTGAAGCTCGTGGCCGGCGCGACGGCGCCTGACCAGGGCACGGTCGGCATCGGGGCCAGCGTGAGGATGGGCTATTTCGCCCAGCACTCCATGGACCTGCTGGACGGCGAAGAGACCATCTTCGAGTCTCTGGATGGCGCGTTCCCTCAGGCGGGGCAGGGTTCGTTGCGCACCTTGGCGGGATGTTTCGGCTTCTCCGGCGATGACGTGGAAAAGCCCTGCCGCGTCCTGTCCGGCGGCGAGAAGGCGCGCCTGGTCATGGCCAAGATGCTGTTCGATCCGCCGAACCTGCTGGTGCTCGACGAGCCCACCAACCACCTCGACATGGCGACCAAGGAGATGCTGGTCGCGGCTCTGGCGGACTTTGAGGGCACGATGCTCTTCGTCAGCCACGACCGCCATTTCCTGGCGGCGCTGTCAAACCGGGTGCTGGAACTGACGCCGGAAGGCGTCCATCGATACGACGGCGGCTATACAGAATACGTGTCCCGCACAGGCCAGGAAGCGCCCGGCCTGCACCCGGGGGCGTAG
- a CDS encoding tetratricopeptide repeat protein, producing MGLRLIGRLAVCAGLMMVLSACATTVDISARFPARYAETANIRNIAVADFDGYGGREFQSALQAELFSATFDGRPYFNVVATGGPSNPGAAAGYGRSVGAQGVILGTVGTDFNTSSYQGSESRCVRWDGDKCKEYKSFPIPCWRRNVDLIVTPSLVSVASGRVVYSAQKRASRNTSWCGNESPSTGDLAMVTDAQRDILGDIRRDIAPYNTTLSATLKTKGVGLSDVLKAQFTAAAKAASSGDMGSACQAWASINAAQPGNLDTVYDLGVCAESAGDYGKALSLYRQAQRLAPAPDNAVNESLARAQNLADAKAALARGQKK from the coding sequence ATGGGTTTGCGTCTGATCGGTCGGCTGGCGGTTTGCGCCGGTTTGATGATGGTGTTGAGCGCTTGCGCCACCACCGTCGATATCAGCGCCCGCTTCCCGGCGCGCTATGCCGAGACGGCCAATATCCGCAACATAGCCGTCGCCGACTTCGACGGCTATGGCGGGCGCGAGTTTCAGTCGGCCCTGCAGGCCGAACTGTTCTCCGCCACCTTCGACGGCCGGCCCTATTTCAACGTGGTGGCCACCGGCGGTCCCAGCAATCCCGGCGCCGCGGCGGGCTATGGCCGCTCGGTGGGCGCGCAGGGGGTGATCCTGGGCACGGTGGGCACCGACTTCAACACCTCGTCCTACCAGGGCAGCGAGAGCCGCTGCGTGCGTTGGGACGGTGACAAGTGCAAGGAATACAAGTCCTTCCCCATCCCTTGCTGGCGCCGGAACGTCGATCTGATCGTGACCCCCAGCCTGGTGAGCGTGGCCAGCGGCCGGGTGGTCTATTCCGCCCAGAAGCGGGCCAGCCGCAACACCTCGTGGTGCGGAAACGAGTCGCCGTCCACGGGCGACCTGGCGATGGTGACCGACGCCCAGCGCGACATCCTCGGCGACATCCGCCGCGACATCGCCCCCTACAACACCACCCTGTCAGCCACCCTGAAGACCAAGGGCGTGGGGCTGAGCGATGTCCTGAAGGCGCAGTTCACCGCCGCGGCCAAGGCCGCTTCCAGCGGCGACATGGGCTCGGCCTGCCAGGCCTGGGCCAGCATCAACGCGGCCCAGCCCGGGAACCTGGACACCGTCTACGACCTGGGGGTCTGCGCCGAGAGCGCCGGAGACTACGGCAAGGCGCTGAGCCTCTACCGCCAGGCCCAGCGTCTGGCGCCCGCCCCCGACAATGCCGTCAACGAGAGCCTGGCCCGGGCGCAGAACCTGGCCGACGCCAAGGCGGCCCTGGCGCGCGGTCAGAAGAAGTAG
- a CDS encoding flagellar basal body P-ring protein FlgI, with product MRRPLRLFSAVLMATALAAGPSFAKSRIKDIVEFEGVRENMLVGYGLVVGLNGTGDSLRNAPFTKQSLEAMLERLGVNTRDANLNTKNVAAVMVTAKLPAFVATGSPIDASVSALGDAKSLQGGTLLVTPLLGADGQAYAVGQGTVQTGSVSAGGASGSSISKGVPTAGRIASGAIVEREIGFQLASMSQLRMTLRNPDFTTAKRIADVINAKYPGCARADNPTIVTIQPNEGANMVGFISQIENLSVEPDDAAKVVIDEVAGVVVMGDNVRISTVAIAQGNLTINVQESPAVSQPAPFSQGQTTVVPQSNVSVDEEKGKKLITLKEGASLATLVAGLNALGVTPRDMISILQAIKAAGALQADIEVM from the coding sequence ATGCGTCGACCGCTTCGCCTCTTCAGCGCCGTCCTGATGGCCACCGCCCTCGCCGCCGGCCCGTCCTTCGCCAAGTCGCGGATCAAGGACATCGTGGAGTTCGAGGGCGTCCGCGAGAACATGCTGGTGGGCTACGGCCTGGTCGTCGGTCTGAACGGCACGGGCGACAGCCTGCGCAACGCTCCCTTCACCAAGCAGAGCCTGGAAGCCATGCTGGAGCGTCTGGGGGTCAACACCCGCGACGCCAACCTCAACACCAAGAACGTGGCCGCCGTCATGGTCACCGCCAAGCTGCCGGCCTTCGTGGCCACCGGCTCCCCCATCGACGCCAGCGTCTCGGCCCTGGGCGACGCCAAGAGCCTGCAGGGCGGCACCCTGCTGGTCACCCCCCTGCTGGGCGCCGACGGCCAGGCCTACGCCGTGGGTCAGGGCACGGTGCAGACCGGGTCGGTCTCGGCCGGCGGGGCCTCGGGCTCCTCGATCTCCAAGGGCGTGCCCACCGCCGGCCGCATCGCCTCAGGCGCCATCGTCGAACGCGAGATCGGCTTCCAGCTGGCCAGCATGAGCCAGCTGCGCATGACCCTGCGCAATCCCGACTTCACCACCGCCAAGCGCATCGCCGACGTGATCAACGCCAAGTACCCGGGCTGCGCGCGGGCCGACAATCCCACCATCGTGACGATCCAGCCCAACGAGGGCGCCAACATGGTGGGCTTCATCTCGCAGATCGAGAACCTCAGCGTCGAGCCCGACGACGCCGCCAAGGTGGTGATCGACGAAGTGGCCGGCGTGGTGGTGATGGGCGACAACGTCCGCATCTCCACCGTGGCCATCGCCCAGGGCAACCTGACCATCAACGTCCAGGAGAGCCCGGCGGTCAGCCAGCCCGCCCCCTTCAGCCAGGGCCAGACCACCGTGGTGCCCCAGTCCAACGTCTCGGTCGACGAGGAGAAGGGCAAGAAGCTGATCACCCTGAAGGAGGGCGCCTCGCTCGCCACCCTGGTGGCCGGCCTCAACGCGCTCGGGGTCACGCCCCGCGACATGATCTCCATCCTGCAGGCCATCAAGGCCGCGGGCGCCCTGCAAGCCGACATCGAGGTCATGTGA
- a CDS encoding flagellar assembly regulator FliX, protein MKVNGTSGVGSANGASKPRGADGQGFRLPTAGAASAPVQAARATGLSGVMNVDAILALQEMGGPLERRRRAVRRAGRLLDVLDEVKLGLLSGDMSESKLDALRSAIRDEREATEDTRLEGVLDEIETRAAVELAKLECAKRAA, encoded by the coding sequence ATGAAGGTCAACGGAACAAGCGGCGTGGGATCGGCGAACGGGGCGTCAAAGCCCCGCGGCGCAGATGGGCAGGGTTTCCGCCTGCCGACCGCCGGCGCGGCCTCGGCCCCGGTCCAGGCCGCCCGCGCCACGGGCCTCTCGGGCGTCATGAACGTGGACGCCATCCTAGCGTTGCAGGAGATGGGCGGACCGCTGGAACGCCGCCGCCGCGCGGTGCGCCGGGCCGGCCGCCTGCTGGACGTGCTGGACGAGGTGAAACTGGGCCTGCTGTCTGGCGACATGTCGGAAAGCAAGCTGGATGCCCTGCGTTCCGCCATCCGCGATGAGCGGGAAGCTACCGAGGATACTCGCCTGGAAGGGGTTCTTGACGAGATTGAAACCCGGGCCGCGGTAGAGCTGGCCAAGCTCGAATGCGCGAAACGTGCGGCTTAA
- the dksA gene encoding RNA polymerase-binding protein DksA, whose translation MTTAAVMADKPGYLPSEDEPFMNERQLEYFKQKLQAWKDDILRESRETLVHLQSETENHPDLADRATSETDRSLELRTRDRQRKLISKIDEALRRIADGSYGYCEDTGEPIGIARLDARPTATLSLEAQERHERRERVHRDD comes from the coding sequence ATGACCACAGCCGCAGTCATGGCTGACAAGCCGGGTTATCTTCCTTCCGAGGACGAGCCCTTCATGAATGAGCGTCAGCTTGAGTATTTCAAGCAGAAGCTCCAAGCGTGGAAAGACGACATCCTGCGGGAATCCCGCGAGACGCTCGTCCACCTGCAGAGCGAAACCGAGAACCATCCGGATCTCGCGGACCGGGCGACGTCGGAAACCGACCGATCCCTGGAACTGCGGACCCGCGATCGCCAGCGTAAGTTGATCTCCAAGATCGACGAAGCCCTGCGCCGCATCGCCGATGGCTCCTACGGCTATTGCGAAGACACCGGCGAGCCGATCGGCATCGCCCGTCTCGACGCGCGGCCGACCGCGACGCTCAGCCTCGAGGCGCAGGAACGCCACGAGCGCCGGGAACGCGTTCACCGCGACGACTAG